One part of the Symphalangus syndactylus isolate Jambi chromosome 1, NHGRI_mSymSyn1-v2.1_pri, whole genome shotgun sequence genome encodes these proteins:
- the ZNF24 gene encoding zinc finger protein 24, translated as MSAQSVEEDSILIIPTPDEEDKILRVKLEEDPDGEEGSSIPWNHLPDPEIFRQRFRQFGYQDSPGPREAVSQLRELCRLWLRPETHTKEQILELVVLEQFVAILPKELQTWVRDHHPENGEEAVTVLEDLESELDDPGQPVSFRRRKREVPVEDMVSQEEAQGLPSSELDAVENQLKWASWELHSLRHCDDDGRTENGALAPKQELPSAVESHEVPGTLNMGVPQIFKYGETCFPKGRFERKRNPSRKKQHICDECGKHFSQGSALILHQRIHSGEKPYGCVECGKAFSRSSILVQHQRVHTGEKPYKCLECGKAFSQNSGLINHQRIHTGEKPYECVQCGKSYSQSSNLFRHQRRHNAEKLLNVVKV; from the exons ATGTCTGCACAGTCAGTGGAAGAAGATTCAATACTTATCATCCCAACTCCAGATGAAGAGGACAAAATTCTGAGAGTGAAGTTGGAGGAGGATCCTGATGGTGAAGAGGGATCAAGTATCCCCTGGAACCATCTCCCAGACCCAGAGATTTTCCGACAGCGATTCAGGCAGTTTGGATACCAGGATTCACCTGGGCCCCGCGAGGCTGTGAGCCAGCTCCGAGAACTTTGCCGTCTGTGGCTCAGGCCAGAGACGcacacaaaagaacaaatcttgGAGCTGGTAGTGCTGGAGCAGTTTGTTGCCATCCTACCCAAAGAGCTACAGACTTGGGTTCGAGATCATCATCCAGAGAATGGAGAGGAGGCAGTGACAGTGCTGGAGGATTTGGAGAGTGAACTTGATGACCCTGGACAACCG GTTTCTTTCCGTCGACGAAAACGGGAAGTACCAGTAGAAGACATGGTATCTCAAGAAGAAGCTCAGGGATTACCAAGTTCTGAGCTTGATGCTGTGGAGAACCAGCTCAAGTGGGCATCCTGGGAGCTCCATTCCCTAAGGCACTGTG aTGATGATGGTAGGACTGAAAATGGAGCACTAGCTCCAAAGCAGGAGCTTCCTTCAGCAGTAGAATCCCATGAAGTTCCTGGCACTCTCAATATGGGTGTtcctcaaatttttaaatatggagAAACCTGTTTCCCCAAGGGCAGgtttgaaagaaagagaaatcccTCTCGAAAGAAACAACATATATGTGATGAATGTGGAAAACACTTCAGTCAGGGCTCAGCCCTTATTCTTCATCAAAGAATTCACAGTGGGGAGAAACCTTATGGATGTGTTGAGTGTGGGAAAGCATTCAGCCGAAGTTCCATTCTTGTGCAACACCAGAGAGTccacactggagaaaaaccttacaaatgtcttgaatgtgggaaagcctttagcCAGAATTCGGGGcttattaatcatcagagaatccatactggggagaaaccttatgaatgtgTTCAGTGTGGGAAATCGTATAGTCAAAGCTCAAATCTTTTTAGACATCAGAGAAGACACAATGCAGAAAAACTTCTGAATGTTGTGAAAgtttaa